A region of Vitis riparia cultivar Riparia Gloire de Montpellier isolate 1030 chromosome 12, EGFV_Vit.rip_1.0, whole genome shotgun sequence DNA encodes the following proteins:
- the LOC117926766 gene encoding disease resistance protein At4g27190-like — translation MAENMLSGVGGGAYQDVKTVVTTTGGKIVDVKNLKKNYEKLMKEAEELWELSYDIQKEASRVRIKPATRDWITKVDMLKNEMNRLQTEYNEGKRKQWRLDRFWSNANFSEDLKTKRQQVRSLLEEGKLKMGVLEDELPNSVWTKNAPEIEENSSLGEVVRDVLNHLKDEKVRRIGIWGVVGTGKTTIMEHLNDNEKIHSMFEIVILETVSKERSIEKLQEAIMQRLELDGERSANIQRNAQIISRGLNKKKCLILVDEVWHTIDLHKVMGIHNNHNHSKVVLASIYHGICTNMETDVQIEVKPLSPADAWNMFRKKVGDVISNCLIEPTARLVVQECHGLPLLIDRVAKTFKKKQRDFTLWNDGLESLQRWDSDRVEGIEEVLERLQVCYEDLKDEEKDCFLYGALYPEESMIHVDYLLECWRAEDFIRHAEEFRKARIRGHAILHELMGVSFLEKTEKRKYVKMNKVLRRLALKISLKKDYKYLAKPGEGLQEFPDHEECSQASKISLMDNRLHTLPETLDCGNLSTLFLQRNKDLSVIPQLFFQSMCSLRVLDLQGTGIAFLPSSISNLVVLRGLYLNSCIHLTKVPSEIEALQHLEVLDIRGSGLNLCQIQSLIWLKCLRISLSNCSTKVLDIRRTDLNLNPIGSIIQWRRVVSPPSVDVGNHTQEQSEIISRFVSLEELSIDVDSSQQLWETVAEEAIEEIAKLNQVTSLRLYFPRVDHLRLFVTKSQVWNSPFTFQFSVGYEDSTYSQIFESLHSPRYNSLKMVNGEGTDPVISEVLGKTHAFGLKNHRGVSSLSDFDIEKMNHMLVCLLEGCNKVETIISGGGTMTRVLENLEILHVNNMLRLASIWNGFVPDGSLGQLTTLALIKCPELKKVFSNGMIQQLPQLQHLRVEECHQMEEIIMEPENGGLEANPLPRLMTLVLLDLPTLKSIWIDDSLNWPSLRKIKISACSMLKKLPFKIENATRLRSIEGQNSWWEALEWTEDVAIKQGLERLCILN, via the coding sequence ATGGCTGAAAACATGTTGAGTGGGGTCGGAGGTGGGGCATATCAAGACGTGAAAACAGTGGTAACCACCACCGGTGGCAAAATAGTTGATGTGAAGAATCTGAAAAAAAACTACGAGAAGTTGATGAAAGAAGCAGAAGAGCTCTGGGAACTGAGTTATGATATACAGAAAGAAGCAAGCAGAGTCAGAATAAAGCCGGCCACAAGAGACTGGATTACTAAGGTTGATATgcttaaaaatgaaatgaacagACTGCAAACTGAATATAATGAAGGAAAGAGGAAGCAGTGGAGATTGGACCGCTTTTGGTCAAACGCAAATTTTAGTGAGGACTTGAAAACGAAGAGGCAGCAAGTTCGTAGTCTTTTGGAAGAGGGAAAACTTAAAATGGGAGTTTTGGAAGATGAATTACCAAACTCTGTCTGGACAAAAAATGCACCTGAAATCGAGGAAAACTCATCACTGGGAGAGGTTGTAAGAGATGTACTAAATCATCTTAAGGATGAAAAAGTAAGGAGAATCGGAATCTGGGGAGTGGTCGGAACTGGGAAAACCACGATAATGGAGCACTTGAATGACAATGAAAAGATTCATAGTATGTTTGAAATTGTCATTCTTGAAACGGTCTCAAAGGAGAGGAGCATAGAGAAGCTGCAAGAGGCCATCATGCAACGGCTAGAACTGGATGGGGAACGTAGCGCCAACATCCAGAGAAATGCTCAGATAATATCGAGAGGGTTGAATAAAAAGAAGTGTTTGATTCTTGTGGATGAGGTGTGGCATACCATTGATCTGCACAAAGTTATGGGAATCCATAACAACCATAATCACAGCAAGGTGGTGTTGGCAAGTATATACCATGGCATTTGTACCAATATGGAAACTGATGTGCAAATCGAAGTGAAACCATTGTCCCCGGCTGATGCTTGGAACATGTTCAGGAAGAAGGTGGGTGATGTTATTTCTAACTGCTTAATTGAACCAACAGCTAGGCTTGTTGTTCAAGAGTGTCACGGGTTGCCACTGCTGATAGACAGAGTAGCCAAAACCTTCAAAAAGAAGCAAAGAGATTTTACCCTTTGGAATGATGGATTGGAAAGCTTGCAAAGATGGGACAGTGACAGAGTTGAAGGCATTGAAGAAGTGCTGGAACGCCTGCAGGTTTGTTACGAGGATTTAAAGGATGAAGAGAAGGACTGCTTTTTGTACGGTGCATTGTATCCTGAAGAAAGCATGATACATGTGGATTACTTGCTAGAATGTTGGAGAGCTGAAGACTTTATTCGTCATGCAGAGGAGTTCAGAAAAGCACGCATCAGAGGGCATGCGATATTGCATGAACTTATGGGCGTATCCTTTCTAGAGAAAACTGAAAAGAGGAAATATGTTAAGATGAACAAAGTGCTTCGGCGTTTGGCGCTTAAAATCTCATTGAAAAAGGATTACAAATATCTGGCAAAACCAGGTGAGGGATTACAAGAGTTTCCAGACCATGAAGAATGTAGCCAAGCAAGTAAGATTTCGTTGATGGATAACCGACTACACACTTTACCAGAAACTCTAGATTGTGGCAATCTCTCAACATTGTTCCTTCAAAGAAATAAGGATTTGAGTGTCATTCCTCAGTTGTTCTTCCAATCCATGTGCAGTCTGCGAGTTCTGGATTTGCAAGGCACTGGGATTGCATTTTTGCCTTCCTCTATATCCAACTTGGTTGTTCTCAGGGGGCTCTACTTAAATTCTTGCATCCACTTGACAAAGGTACCATCTGAAATAGAAGCACTTCAACATCTTGAGGTGCTTGATATTCGAGGTAGTGGACTTAATTTATGTCAAATTCAAAGTTTAATATGGTTGAAGTGTTTGCGAATATCCTTGTCTAATTGTTCTACTAAGGTATTAGATATTCGAAGGActgatttaaatttaaatccgATTGGAAGTATAATACAGTGGCGACGGGTAGTATCACCACCTAGTGTTGACGTGGGAAACCATACTCAGGAGCAATCAGAAATTATTTCCAGGTTTGTTTCATTGGAAGAATTGAGTATTGATGTTGATTCTTCTCAACAGCTTTGGGAAACGGTTGCAGAGGAGGCCATAGAAGAGATTGCTAAATTGAATCAGGTTACTTCCCTTCGATTGTACTTCCCTAGAGTGGACCATCTTAGGTTGTTTGTCACCAAAAGCCAAGTGTGGAATTCCCCCTTCACATTTCAATTTTCTGTTGGTTACGAGGACTCGACCTACTCACAAATTTTTGAGTCCTTACATTCTCCAAGGTACAACTCTCTGAAAATGGTGAATGGTGAAGGCACAGATCCTGTCATCTCGGAAGTACTTGGGAAAACTCATGCATTTGGACTAAAAAACCACAGGGGAGTTTCCAGTCTAtctgattttgacattgagaagatGAACCATATGTTGGTTTGTTTGCTTGAAGGATGCAATAAAGTTGAGACCATAATCTCTGGTGGCGGAACGATGACACGTGTGTTAGAAAACCTGGAAATTTTGCATGTAAACAACATGCTGAGATTGGCAAGCATTTGGAATGGGTTTGTTCCTGATGGAAGTCTAGGTCAACTAACAACTCTTGCATTAATTAAATGTCCAGAGTTGAAGAAGGTATTCTCTAATGGCATGATTCAGCAGCTCCCTCAACTACAGCACTTGAGAGTTGAAGAATGTCATCAAATGGAGGAGATAATCATGGAACCTGAGAATGGTGGATTAGAAGCCAATCCACTTCCAAGGTTGATGACGCTAGTACTTCTTGATCTCCCAACACTAAAAAGCATTTGGATTGATGATTCATTGAATTGGCCTTCTCTACGGAAGATTAAAATATCCGCGTGCAGCATGTTGAAGAAGCTGCCTTTCAAGATAGAGAATGCAACCAGATTGAGATCTATCGAAGGGCAAAACTCATGGTGGGAAGCTCTAGAATGGACAGAAGATGTTGCCATTAAACAGGGACTAGAGCGTCTTTGCATCCTCAACTAG
- the LOC117926789 gene encoding lysine-rich arabinogalactan protein 19-like yields MESVGRLFCTARSPSHGSTTSAPRLEQGELPVETAPPVPTPEATVAALPTTPTVPPVTQTTSDPSITMSASVFHVLSNIPASSTPIAPVDDTTPAEVRIPPPQDEPPTVTASPEEASSPPKAPNA; encoded by the exons ATGGAATCAGTTGGTAGGCTATTCTGCACCGCTAGGAGTCCCTCCCATGGTAGCACCACCAGTGCCCCCAGGCTAGAGCAAGGCGAGCTCCCGGTAGAGACGGCACCACCAGTGCCCACACCTGAGGCTACTGTTGCTGCTCTACCTACGACTCCTACTGTTCCACCAGTCACGCAAACTACATCCGATCCTTCTATCACCATGTCGGCTTCGGTGTTTCATGTTCTG TCTAACATTCCTGCATCCTCAACACCTATAGCTCCAGTTGACGACACTACACCAGCAGAGGTCCGGATTCCGCCACCTCAAGATGAGCCTCCCACAGTCACAGCTTCGCCTGAAGAGGCATCATCTCCACCTAAGGCTCCCAATGCTTGA